From the genome of Numida meleagris isolate 19003 breed g44 Domestic line chromosome 32, NumMel1.0, whole genome shotgun sequence, one region includes:
- the BCDIN3D gene encoding pre-miRNA 5'-monophosphate methyltransferase, whose translation MAAPANEGDSLLEPGAAPYGNFPNYSRFHPPEGRLRLLPGGLLRRLFPSATRPLLGLDVGCNSGELSVALYRHLLGLQEGKGSPEQPADGRDLHLLCCDIDPVLIERAQQSSPFPNSISFANLDIMDPSSREPFLSSYLSRFGRSTFDISFCMSVTMWIHLNHGDRGLVEFLAYLSSLCRYLLIEPQPWKCYRAAARRLRKLGRNDFDHFRSLAINGDMAERITQILTRDCTMELVCCFGSTSWDRSLLLFKSNGSNQEGREPSEQQQ comes from the exons ATGGCGGCGCCCGCGAACGAAGGGGATTCGCTGTTGGAGCCCGGCGCCGCTCCTTACGGGAACTTCCCCAACTACTCCCGCTTCCACCCCCCCGAGGGCCGCCTCCGCCTCCTGCCCGGAGGACTCCTGCGGCGGCTGTTCCCCTCAGCCACCCGCCCACTGCTGGGGCTCGACGTGGGCTGCAACTCCGGG gagCTCAGTGTGGCTCTGTACCGGCATCTGCTTGGCCTTCAGGAGGGCAAAGGCAGCCCGGAGCAGCCTGCAGATGGGAGGGATCTGCACCTCCTGTGCTGTGACATTGATCCGGTGCTGATTGAGAGggctcagcagagcagcccctTCCCTAACTCCATATCCTTTGCCAACCTGGACATCATGGACCCCAGTTCCAGAGAGCCGTTCCTCAGCTCCTACCTGAGCCGTTTTGGCCGCTCCACCTTTGACATCAGCTTTTGCATGTCTGTGACCATGTGGATCCACCTGAACCATGGGGACAGAGGCCTGGTGGAGTTCCTGGCCTACCTGTCCTCTCTGTGCAGGTACCTGCTGATCGAACCCCAGCCCTGGAAGTGCTACCGGGCAGCAGCCCGCCGCCTGCGGAAGCTGGGCAGGAATGACTTCGATCACTTCCGATCTCTTGCCATCAACGGGGATATGGCAGAGAGGATCACACAGATCTTAACAAGGGACTGCACTATGGAGCTGGTGTGTTGCTTTGGGAGCACCAGCTGGGACAGAAGCCTCttgctttttaaatcaaatgGCTCAAATCAGGAGGGCAGGGAgccttcagagcagcagcagtga